CACAGGGCGGCGGCGTTGTAGGCAACGTGCGCGGCCAGGTGCGCCACGGTCCAGTCCGACAGCAGAGTGTCGCGGCCGAAATCGGCGTTGTCGATGAGCGCCAGCTGGCCCGAGTAGTGGGCGGTGCCACGGCGGGTCAGGCTGAGACGCTCATCGATGGACAGATCGTGGAAGGAGCTCATTACTCGAACACCGTCTTGTTCGCGACGTAACCCAGGCCGTCGATCTCGACCTTGACGACGTCGCCGTCGCCGATGTAGCGCTTCGGGTTGCGGGCGTGGCCGACGCCGCCCGGGGTACCGGTGACGATGACGTCGCCGGCGTCCAGCGGGTAGATGTGGGAGATGTACTCGACCAGCTGAGCCGGGTTGAACACCAGGTCATCGGTCGGGGTGGTCTGCATCTTCTCGTCACCCAGGTAGGTGGCCAGCTCGCCGCCGAACTCGAAGGAGTCCGGGGTGGTCAGCCACGGGCCGAAACCGGAGGTCTTCTCGAAGGACTTGCCCTGGTGCCACTGCAGGGTGCGGTACTGGTAGTCGCGCATGGTGTAGTCGTTCATGACGGCGTAGCCGGCGATGTAGTCAGCGGCGTCGGCCTCCTTGACGCGGCGTGCACGCTTGCCGATGACGACAGCCAGCTCACCCTCCCAGTCCAGCTCGCCGTTGGCGTACTCGGGAACGAGAACGTCATCGAACGGGCCGGTCAGGGCATCCGGGTACTTCACGAACAGGGTCGGGTGGGTCGGCAGGTCGCGGCCCATCTCCTTGATGTGGTTGGCGTAGTTCAGGCCGACACACACGATCTTCCTCGGAGCCGGCACTACGGCCTCGAGGTCGGTCTGCTCGAAGGTGACCTCGTCGCCGGTGGCCTTCTCAGCCACCTCGCGCCAGTTGTCCTCCTGCAGCAGATCGCCGACGTTGGCGAAGCCGTTGATCTTCACGGCGGTGGTGTCGGACTCGACGCGGGCAGCGAAGGTTCCCTGGGTGGAGCGGATGGTTGCGAGACGCATGTTTTTCTAGATTCCTTCCGGAGTGTATGTACGGGCGAGGTTCAGCTTCTCAAAGATCGGGTGATCAGAGAAACCGAAGAGATCGACACCGTCGGTGCCGGCCTCGATGGACCACAGTTTCCAGGACGGG
This sequence is a window from Corynebacterium comes. Protein-coding genes within it:
- a CDS encoding fumarylacetoacetate hydrolase family protein, whose protein sequence is MRLATIRSTQGTFAARVESDTTAVKINGFANVGDLLQEDNWREVAEKATGDEVTFEQTDLEAVVPAPRKIVCVGLNYANHIKEMGRDLPTHPTLFVKYPDALTGPFDDVLVPEYANGELDWEGELAVVIGKRARRVKEADAADYIAGYAVMNDYTMRDYQYRTLQWHQGKSFEKTSGFGPWLTTPDSFEFGGELATYLGDEKMQTTPTDDLVFNPAQLVEYISHIYPLDAGDVIVTGTPGGVGHARNPKRYIGDGDVVKVEIDGLGYVANKTVFE